The Peribacillus sp. FSL P2-0133 genome has a segment encoding these proteins:
- the ftsE gene encoding cell division ATP-binding protein FtsE has translation MIEMIDVKKTYPNGVIAINGINVKIKAGEFVYVVGPSGAGKSTFIKMMYREEKPTSGNILVNGLSLPSIRNSKVPLFRRNIGMVFQDFKLLQTFTAYENVAFAMEVIEKEPEEIKKRVMEVLDLVGIKHKARMLPSELSGGEQQRVAIARSIVNDPKVVIADEPTGNLDPETSWEIMNIFEEINKRGTTLVMATHNRDIVNNIKRRVIAIESGKIVRDEHRGDYGYEI, from the coding sequence ATGATAGAAATGATAGATGTGAAAAAGACATATCCAAATGGCGTAATTGCCATTAATGGAATCAATGTGAAAATAAAGGCAGGCGAGTTCGTTTATGTAGTGGGTCCGAGCGGTGCCGGAAAATCGACCTTCATCAAAATGATGTATAGGGAAGAAAAGCCTACAAGCGGTAATATCTTGGTCAATGGCCTTAGCCTGCCAAGTATCCGCAATTCGAAAGTTCCTCTATTCCGCCGTAATATCGGTATGGTATTCCAAGATTTTAAACTCCTTCAAACATTCACTGCATATGAAAATGTTGCTTTTGCCATGGAAGTTATTGAAAAGGAACCAGAAGAAATCAAAAAGAGAGTCATGGAAGTTCTCGATCTGGTTGGCATTAAACATAAAGCGAGGATGCTGCCTTCAGAGTTATCCGGTGGGGAGCAGCAAAGGGTTGCAATAGCCCGTTCGATTGTCAATGACCCTAAGGTAGTCATAGCCGACGAGCCTACAGGTAATCTTGATCCCGAAACATCATGGGAAATCATGAACATATTTGAAGAAATTAATAAACGCGGAACTACGCTTGTCATGGCCACTCATAATAGGGACATCGTCAACAATATTAAACGACGTGTCATTGCCATTGAAAGTGGAAAAATAGTACGCGATGAACATCGAGGTGATTACGGATATGAAATTTAG
- a CDS encoding iron-siderophore ABC transporter substrate-binding protein, which produces MFRFKSLLTIFTIFAVFLLAACGNSDDKADGNKAEDKKEDKSYTIEHAMGTTELKETPKRVVVLTNEGTEALLALGIKPVGAVQSWLGDPWYDHIKDDMDGVEVVGVEHEVNLEKIASLKPDLIIGSKIRQEAVYDKLSAIAPTVFSETLRGDWKENFKLYAKAVNLEDKGNDVIAEFDKHTEDLKAKLGDKVNQEVSIVRFMAGTTRIYYTDSFSGVIFDQLGFKRAEQQKELFTADNKLGNLAIEVGKEVIPKMDGDLLFYFTYAPEGDKQALSTAKEWTNDPLWKNLDAVKNGKAYEVSDATWNTAGGVIAANKMLDDIEKIMLEK; this is translated from the coding sequence ATGTTTAGATTTAAGTCATTATTAACGATTTTTACAATATTTGCAGTCTTTCTTCTAGCAGCTTGCGGGAATTCGGATGATAAAGCCGATGGAAATAAAGCTGAAGACAAGAAAGAAGATAAAAGTTACACAATTGAGCATGCCATGGGCACTACCGAGTTGAAAGAAACGCCTAAAAGGGTGGTCGTTTTAACAAATGAAGGTACTGAGGCATTGCTTGCTTTAGGAATTAAACCTGTTGGTGCCGTTCAATCATGGCTTGGTGACCCTTGGTACGACCATATTAAAGATGATATGGATGGGGTCGAAGTTGTTGGGGTTGAACATGAAGTTAACTTAGAAAAAATCGCATCACTGAAGCCTGACTTGATTATCGGAAGCAAGATACGCCAAGAGGCTGTATATGATAAATTAAGTGCAATCGCCCCTACCGTCTTTTCGGAAACGCTTAGAGGAGATTGGAAAGAAAACTTTAAACTATATGCAAAAGCCGTTAACCTTGAAGATAAAGGGAACGACGTAATTGCAGAATTCGATAAACACACAGAAGATCTTAAAGCTAAATTGGGTGATAAAGTAAATCAAGAAGTTTCCATTGTTCGTTTCATGGCTGGAACTACTCGTATTTATTACACAGATTCATTCTCTGGAGTGATTTTCGATCAATTAGGATTTAAACGTGCAGAACAACAGAAGGAACTTTTCACTGCAGACAATAAATTAGGTAACCTTGCCATTGAGGTTGGGAAAGAAGTCATCCCTAAAATGGATGGAGATCTTCTCTTCTACTTCACGTACGCTCCTGAAGGGGACAAACAGGCCCTAAGCACAGCAAAAGAATGGACTAATGATCCACTTTGGAAAAACCTTGATGCAGTTAAAAATGGAAAAGCTTATGAGGTTAGCGACGCTACTTGGAATACAGCTGGCGGGGTAATTGCAGCTAATAAAATGCTGGACGATATAGAAAAAATCATGCTTGAAAAGTAA
- a CDS encoding M23 family metallopeptidase codes for MKKNIIAMNASIMIGLGSILAAPSVYAESISNLEKQKESIQDKRSGVESNISETEKKIDNLQDKQMTAEDQIAAIEAKIAESAKKIDAKNAEITQTKKEIEALKEEIKVLKERIAKRNEVLKERALSFQETGGDVNYLEVLFGSSSFGDLVDRVGAVATIAEADRDILKQHELDKKDLEEKQKAVETKLASLEVAKAELLEIQKQQKQQKQEKDALVKKLKQQTKKHEDEKMGLEEEKANLAAQEKAIKSAISLEHQRLAELEAARKKAAAEAKKRAEQEAAQAAAQAASQASQATETKKQSTSSGYSAKSNSSSSSSSQSSSNVSQAPAVSSGTFTRPSAGYVSSTMGERWNKQHAGIDIAASGTVPVVAAADGVVSRSYFSSTYGNVVFVTHSIGGQQWTTVYAHLSSRQVGEGAVVAKGQQVGIMGNTGHSFGQHLHFELHKGPWNYSKSNAVNPLNYINI; via the coding sequence TTGAAAAAAAATATCATTGCCATGAATGCCTCCATTATGATCGGGTTGGGAAGCATTCTAGCGGCACCTTCGGTTTATGCTGAGTCGATTTCGAATTTAGAAAAACAGAAAGAATCCATCCAGGATAAACGTTCGGGTGTTGAATCGAATATTTCCGAAACGGAAAAGAAAATCGATAACCTGCAGGATAAGCAAATGACAGCAGAAGATCAAATTGCTGCCATTGAAGCGAAAATTGCCGAGTCCGCAAAAAAGATCGATGCTAAAAATGCTGAAATTACTCAAACGAAAAAAGAGATCGAGGCATTGAAAGAAGAGATTAAAGTATTAAAAGAGCGGATCGCCAAACGTAATGAAGTATTGAAGGAAAGGGCCCTTTCTTTCCAAGAGACTGGCGGGGACGTGAACTACCTTGAAGTATTATTCGGATCATCCAGTTTTGGGGATTTAGTTGACCGTGTCGGAGCTGTAGCGACAATCGCTGAAGCCGACCGCGATATTTTAAAGCAGCATGAGCTGGATAAAAAGGATCTGGAAGAAAAGCAAAAAGCCGTAGAAACGAAGCTAGCCAGTTTAGAAGTGGCAAAAGCTGAACTATTGGAAATTCAAAAGCAGCAAAAACAGCAGAAGCAAGAAAAGGATGCTTTGGTTAAGAAATTAAAGCAACAAACTAAAAAGCATGAAGACGAGAAGATGGGTCTAGAGGAAGAGAAAGCGAATCTTGCCGCCCAAGAAAAAGCGATCAAATCAGCCATCAGCTTAGAGCATCAACGTCTTGCTGAATTGGAAGCAGCTCGTAAAAAAGCGGCAGCTGAAGCGAAAAAACGTGCAGAGCAAGAAGCTGCGCAAGCGGCAGCACAAGCAGCTTCTCAAGCATCACAGGCAACCGAAACAAAAAAACAATCCACTTCTTCAGGATATAGTGCAAAAAGCAACAGCTCATCATCGTCATCTTCACAATCTTCGTCTAATGTAAGTCAAGCGCCAGCTGTATCATCTGGTACTTTCACTAGACCTAGTGCAGGATATGTATCTTCAACAATGGGTGAACGTTGGAATAAACAGCATGCCGGCATCGATATAGCTGCTAGCGGAACGGTTCCAGTTGTAGCGGCAGCCGACGGAGTCGTAAGCCGTTCTTACTTCTCAAGTACATACGGTAACGTCGTCTTCGTTACCCATTCAATCGGCGGTCAGCAATGGACTACTGTGTATGCACACTTAAGTTCTAGACAAGTAGGCGAAGGTGCTGTAGTTGCCAAAGGTCAACAAGTTGGCATCATGGGTAACACAGGACATTCCTTCGGTCAGCATTTACACTTTGAGCTACATAAAGGCCCATGGAATTATAGCAAGTCAAATGCTGTTAATCCATTAAACTATATAAATATTTAA
- the ftsX gene encoding permease-like cell division protein FtsX, with the protein MKFRTLLRHFRESFKNIGRNGWMTFASVSAVTVTLTLVGVFLVLMMNLNHIAGNVEKDVEVRAHIDNAANDDDIKAIGKQIMEMNGIESVIFSPKDEELTNLIDDLGDNGDAFKPFEQDNPLRDVYVIKTKSPQDVIKVAKKIEGLEYIQSVKYGQGYVEKLFSFVNIARNIGIVLIVGLLFTAMFLISNTIKITIVARRKEIEIMRLVGATNTFIRWPFFLEGLWLGILGSIIPIGLIAVLYYNLYKYAAPQITFKFIDFLPANPFIYQVSAILIVIGAVIGIWGSLMSVRKFLKV; encoded by the coding sequence ATGAAATTTAGAACATTGCTCCGTCACTTCCGTGAAAGTTTTAAAAATATTGGCCGTAATGGATGGATGACGTTTGCTTCAGTCAGTGCAGTAACGGTCACTCTAACATTGGTTGGCGTCTTTTTAGTGCTCATGATGAATTTAAATCATATCGCGGGAAATGTGGAGAAAGATGTCGAAGTTCGGGCACATATTGATAATGCGGCGAATGATGACGATATAAAAGCTATCGGTAAGCAAATTATGGAGATGAACGGCATTGAATCAGTGATTTTCTCTCCAAAAGATGAAGAGCTTACTAATTTAATAGATGATTTAGGAGATAATGGTGATGCTTTTAAACCATTTGAACAAGATAACCCATTAAGGGACGTTTATGTCATCAAAACGAAATCCCCGCAAGATGTCATCAAGGTGGCAAAAAAGATCGAAGGTTTGGAGTATATCCAAAGTGTTAAATATGGACAAGGCTATGTCGAGAAACTATTCAGCTTTGTTAATATTGCTAGAAACATAGGAATCGTTCTTATTGTAGGCTTACTATTTACTGCAATGTTCCTGATTTCGAATACGATTAAAATTACCATTGTAGCCAGAAGAAAAGAAATTGAGATCATGAGGTTGGTAGGGGCGACGAATACGTTCATCCGTTGGCCATTCTTCTTGGAGGGTCTCTGGTTGGGAATCCTCGGTTCCATCATTCCGATAGGTCTGATAGCAGTACTCTACTACAATCTATATAAATATGCAGCACCGCAAATCACGTTCAAATTCATAGATTTCCTGCCTGCAAATCCATTTATTTATCAAGTTTCGGCCATCCTCATCGTAATTGGTGCCGTTATCGGGATATGGGGCAGCTTGATGTCCGTCAGGAAGTTCTTGAAAGTATAA
- a CDS encoding PDZ domain-containing protein, giving the protein MTTDWLTACLMGLGKLFLHPLLYVSIAYCLFIGYLRVKRERHDFNTKIYSFSMELRSMLPQGLIWGLILSFVTLATGLAIPLAALFIMAVVTVLSMLSMKKRFVSPVYTVGLTFFILFFLYDSDIQLTLFQDAFNQLDRSVYPTLVILIGLFLIAEGFLIAGNGSEKVSPQLEVSKRGQPIGVYVSQRIWLIPMFVMIPGGQLPVPFEWYPVFSIGDMSLSPIVLPILIGFKQKVHGTLPELAIRAQGKKVGALGIVITILAAVGYWYPPLAIITAVLAILGREFLHYTQKAMDQKLPFYFSKSKLGVQILGVIPQSPADKMGLQKGEVISKINGVVVREEEELYRALQINRAHCKLEVIDNNEQIRFVQRALFDGEHYELGILFVDDQLKESGQVG; this is encoded by the coding sequence TTGACAACGGATTGGCTGACTGCATGCTTAATGGGATTAGGAAAACTCTTCCTTCATCCTTTGCTTTATGTTTCGATTGCCTATTGTTTATTCATCGGCTATCTTCGCGTTAAACGGGAACGCCATGATTTCAATACGAAGATTTACAGTTTTTCCATGGAGCTGCGTTCCATGTTACCTCAAGGATTGATATGGGGATTGATCCTTTCCTTCGTCACGCTGGCTACTGGACTAGCCATTCCTTTGGCGGCTCTGTTCATCATGGCAGTGGTTACAGTTTTGTCCATGCTATCCATGAAAAAGAGGTTTGTTTCCCCCGTTTACACAGTGGGACTCACCTTCTTTATCCTTTTCTTTTTATATGATAGTGATATCCAGCTGACTTTATTTCAGGATGCCTTTAATCAGCTGGATCGGTCCGTATATCCGACACTTGTTATTTTGATAGGGTTATTCCTCATTGCTGAAGGGTTTTTGATTGCTGGCAATGGAAGTGAAAAGGTCTCTCCTCAGTTGGAGGTATCCAAGAGGGGGCAGCCGATAGGTGTGTATGTTTCACAGCGAATCTGGCTAATTCCCATGTTCGTTATGATTCCTGGAGGACAACTTCCAGTGCCTTTCGAATGGTATCCGGTTTTTTCAATCGGGGACATGTCCCTATCGCCGATCGTATTGCCCATTTTAATCGGCTTTAAGCAAAAAGTTCATGGGACGCTTCCGGAACTGGCCATTAGGGCGCAAGGCAAAAAGGTAGGAGCATTGGGAATTGTGATTACGATATTGGCGGCAGTTGGTTACTGGTACCCACCATTGGCAATCATAACGGCTGTTTTAGCAATCCTTGGTCGTGAATTCCTGCACTATACCCAAAAGGCAATGGATCAAAAGCTTCCTTTTTATTTTTCGAAAAGTAAGCTGGGTGTCCAGATCTTAGGCGTTATCCCTCAATCTCCGGCAGATAAAATGGGCTTGCAAAAAGGCGAGGTCATTTCGAAAATAAATGGGGTCGTCGTCAGGGAAGAAGAAGAGTTATACAGGGCGCTCCAAATAAACCGGGCACATTGCAAGCTTGAGGTCATCGATAATAATGAACAGATACGTTTTGTGCAAAGAGCTCTTTTTGACGGGGAGCATTACGAATTGGGCATCTTGTTCGTAGATGATCAATTAAAGGAAAGCGGACAAGTGGGTTAA
- a CDS encoding YitT family protein yields MKKRYREQKHPLVQKLLEYGLVIAGSAIIAIGFNVFLLPNQVASGGVSGISTILDSTLGWEPAYVLWGFNIPLFIAGLIILGRHFGAKSLIGTLFLPLVVFLTKDWDAWTNDALLGSICGGMMVGLGLGIVFRGKGSTGGTDLAAQIFHKYTHLSLGTCVAVIDGIIVLSAAIVFDIEKGLYALIGLYVTSKTIDLVQIGLNHSKMSLIITNKEMEVRDAIIHELDRGVTGISGYGGYTDDTRPILMCVIDQSEFTKLKQLVKLVDPKAFVIVMDASEVLGEGFKLD; encoded by the coding sequence ATGAAGAAAAGATACCGGGAGCAGAAGCACCCTTTAGTTCAAAAGTTATTGGAGTATGGATTGGTGATTGCCGGTTCGGCCATAATTGCCATTGGTTTTAACGTATTCTTACTGCCAAACCAGGTTGCATCTGGCGGGGTCAGCGGGATTAGCACGATTCTCGATTCAACTCTCGGTTGGGAGCCGGCTTATGTACTTTGGGGTTTTAATATCCCATTGTTCATTGCGGGGCTTATTATCCTTGGAAGACATTTCGGAGCCAAAAGCCTGATTGGAACCTTGTTTCTGCCTTTAGTGGTATTTCTGACAAAGGATTGGGATGCATGGACGAATGATGCATTGCTTGGTTCGATTTGCGGGGGGATGATGGTCGGACTTGGGCTGGGGATCGTCTTTCGCGGGAAGGGTTCCACAGGGGGGACCGATTTGGCGGCACAGATTTTCCATAAGTATACCCATCTGTCATTGGGGACCTGTGTGGCTGTCATTGATGGAATCATCGTTTTAAGTGCTGCCATCGTTTTTGATATTGAAAAAGGGCTATATGCATTAATAGGGCTATATGTGACAAGTAAGACGATCGACCTCGTCCAGATTGGATTGAACCATTCGAAGATGTCTTTAATTATCACGAATAAAGAAATGGAAGTAAGGGATGCTATCATACATGAGCTGGACCGGGGTGTAACAGGCATATCCGGGTATGGCGGCTATACGGATGATACTCGTCCAATTTTGATGTGCGTAATAGACCAGTCGGAATTCACCAAATTGAAACAATTGGTGAAACTCGTTGACCCTAAAGCGTTTGTAATTGTAATGGACGCATCGGAGGTACTTGGGGAGGGTTTTAAACTGGATTGA
- a CDS encoding YceI family protein: MTNTKWTVDPTHSAIEFSVKHMMIAKVKGSFNKFDASILANPLDLTTAEIDFTVDVASIDTRNADRDNHLRSADFFDVENNPTLTFKSTKIVKTDEDEYDVTGNVTLNGITQEETFSITFEGQGKDPWGNEKAGFSGKGKVKRSDYGLTYNAALETGGVLIGDQITLTIEIEAAKEA; this comes from the coding sequence ATGACAAATACAAAATGGACAGTCGACCCGACTCACAGTGCTATTGAATTTTCCGTAAAACATATGATGATCGCAAAAGTAAAAGGAAGTTTTAATAAGTTCGATGCAAGCATTCTAGCAAACCCATTGGATCTAACAACTGCAGAAATCGATTTTACCGTTGATGTGGCCAGTATTGACACACGCAATGCAGACCGGGATAATCACTTGCGTTCCGCTGACTTCTTTGATGTAGAAAACAATCCTACTTTAACATTCAAATCAACAAAAATCGTGAAAACGGATGAAGATGAATACGATGTAACCGGAAATGTGACTCTTAATGGAATCACACAAGAAGAAACTTTCAGCATCACCTTCGAAGGCCAAGGGAAAGATCCATGGGGAAATGAAAAAGCTGGATTTAGCGGAAAAGGGAAAGTCAAACGCAGTGATTATGGGCTAACCTATAACGCGGCATTAGAAACAGGCGGCGTACTGATCGGCGATCAAATCACGCTTACCATTGAAATCGAAGCAGCTAAAGAAGCTTAA
- a CDS encoding iron ABC transporter permease, whose product MKSYKSFRLFNEKISFLMDKKAMIVIFILFLVTSLVFVISTGVGEMNINPLSVLQVFIGGGTESDRLIIQSFRLPRIIVALLVGMGLAVAGGILQGMIRNPLASPDILGITGGATVAVVGFLAIFSDKNHSLTVSINWLPLAAFIGATVVAFLVYSLAWKNGVPPIRLVLIGIGVMALMKALTTMMMILGPVYQASQANLWITGSVSNSTWNNIAVLAPWTILFLLIAFLYARNINLQELGDDLATGLGGHVQKQRFALLMISTALIGGSTAFAGGIGFVGLMAPHMARRLVGSSFGVLLPTSALLGGILVMVADLIGRTLFSPLEIPAGVFTASIGAPYFIYLLYKTRNS is encoded by the coding sequence ATGAAGTCATATAAGAGCTTTCGTTTATTTAATGAAAAAATATCATTCTTGATGGATAAAAAAGCTATGATCGTGATTTTCATATTATTTTTAGTCACTTCACTAGTGTTTGTGATCAGTACTGGAGTGGGTGAAATGAATATAAATCCGTTAAGTGTCCTCCAGGTCTTTATTGGAGGGGGGACGGAGAGCGATCGGCTTATTATCCAATCTTTCCGCCTGCCTAGAATAATTGTTGCCCTGTTAGTAGGGATGGGCCTTGCAGTAGCTGGAGGAATCCTTCAAGGGATGATTCGAAATCCGCTTGCTTCGCCGGATATCTTGGGGATAACAGGAGGAGCGACTGTAGCGGTCGTTGGATTCCTGGCCATTTTTAGCGATAAGAATCATTCTTTAACGGTGAGCATCAATTGGCTGCCGTTAGCTGCATTCATTGGGGCGACGGTCGTGGCCTTTCTTGTTTATTCTTTAGCCTGGAAAAATGGAGTTCCCCCGATAAGGCTTGTGTTGATCGGGATTGGGGTGATGGCTTTAATGAAGGCACTCACTACGATGATGATGATTCTTGGCCCAGTCTATCAAGCGAGCCAGGCCAACCTTTGGATCACGGGGTCAGTGTCTAACTCCACCTGGAATAATATCGCTGTACTGGCACCATGGACGATTCTATTCCTGTTAATAGCCTTCCTGTATGCCAGGAATATTAATTTACAGGAGCTAGGCGATGACCTTGCAACGGGGCTTGGGGGACATGTCCAAAAACAGCGGTTTGCATTATTGATGATCAGCACGGCCTTGATTGGTGGTTCCACGGCATTTGCCGGCGGAATAGGATTTGTGGGATTAATGGCACCCCACATGGCCAGAAGGCTGGTTGGCTCGAGTTTTGGAGTGTTACTGCCCACTTCAGCTTTGCTTGGTGGCATCCTGGTTATGGTGGCGGATTTAATTGGACGGACCTTATTCTCACCTTTGGAAATACCGGCTGGTGTCTTCACAGCGAGCATCGGGGCACCATACTTCATTTATTTACTATATAAAACGAGGAATTCGTAA
- a CDS encoding iron ABC transporter permease — protein MLLKYTWQKWMGLFITIILLLFLLCSSIVYGYTDTTWKMAIDAFTHFNGTNEHIVIQSVRLPRALIASAIGASLAISGVLMQTLTKNPLASPDIFGVNAGAGLAVVTGVTVFGISNLQVFTWLSFIGAAIAAISIYMIGSMGRGGLTPMKLTLAGAAMTAMVASLTQGLLVSNEALLDQVLFWLAGSVSGRSLDNLIAVLPYLVVGWGLALIMSGKMNVLSMGEDVAKGLGLNIVFLKLVLGLAIILLAGGSVAVAGPIGFIGIVVPHLTRSIVGIDHRWLIPFSGLFGAVLLIAADVISRYILMPREVPVGVMTAIIGTPFFIYIARKGFSGR, from the coding sequence ATGTTATTAAAATATACATGGCAGAAATGGATGGGGCTGTTCATTACCATTATTTTGCTGCTGTTTTTACTGTGCTCAAGCATTGTATACGGTTATACAGATACAACCTGGAAAATGGCCATCGATGCTTTTACCCATTTCAATGGGACCAATGAACACATTGTCATTCAATCAGTAAGACTTCCGCGTGCCCTGATCGCTTCGGCAATTGGTGCAAGTTTAGCCATCTCGGGGGTTTTGATGCAAACGCTAACTAAAAACCCCCTGGCCTCTCCAGATATATTCGGGGTCAACGCCGGGGCGGGATTGGCGGTTGTCACTGGGGTCACCGTTTTTGGGATAAGCAATCTTCAAGTATTCACATGGCTGTCATTCATAGGGGCGGCCATAGCCGCGATAAGCATATATATGATTGGAAGCATGGGACGCGGCGGCTTAACACCGATGAAGCTGACATTGGCTGGTGCAGCCATGACGGCCATGGTAGCTTCACTTACACAAGGTCTTCTTGTTTCCAATGAGGCACTATTAGATCAAGTTTTGTTCTGGCTTGCTGGATCGGTTTCCGGCAGAAGTTTAGACAATTTAATTGCCGTCCTGCCTTATCTTGTCGTAGGTTGGGGCCTTGCCTTGATTATGTCCGGTAAAATGAATGTGTTATCAATGGGTGAAGATGTTGCAAAAGGCCTTGGACTGAATATAGTTTTCCTTAAACTGGTCCTGGGGCTGGCAATTATACTGCTCGCTGGCGGATCAGTGGCGGTTGCGGGTCCGATTGGCTTTATAGGAATCGTCGTTCCGCATCTTACCCGTTCTATAGTTGGCATCGATCATCGCTGGTTGATTCCGTTCTCTGGGCTTTTCGGGGCGGTGCTTTTGATTGCAGCCGACGTCATATCCAGGTATATCCTGATGCCTCGAGAAGTTCCGGTTGGAGTCATGACAGCCATAATCGGGACCCCATTCTTTATTTACATAGCTAGAAAGGGGTTCAGCGGCCGATGA
- the cccB gene encoding cytochrome c551 encodes MKVKWLALVLGTSLALAACGGNDDAADKEPASENNETTTAGAGDAAKIYENKCSSCHAVNLEGGVGPNLTKVGSKLSKEDIEKVIANGQGGMPKGIIQGKEASMVAEWLAGHK; translated from the coding sequence ATGAAAGTGAAATGGTTAGCCTTAGTTTTGGGTACTTCTTTGGCCTTGGCTGCATGCGGCGGGAACGATGATGCTGCAGATAAAGAGCCTGCAAGTGAAAATAATGAAACGACTACGGCAGGTGCCGGTGATGCCGCTAAAATTTATGAAAACAAATGTTCAAGCTGTCATGCAGTGAATCTTGAAGGCGGCGTGGGGCCGAATTTAACGAAGGTCGGTTCTAAGCTTTCGAAAGAAGACATCGAAAAAGTCATAGCGAATGGCCAAGGTGGAATGCCAAAAGGTATAATCCAGGGCAAGGAAGCGAGCATGGTCGCTGAATGGCTTGCTGGACATAAGTAA
- a CDS encoding S41 family peptidase, with protein sequence MVKKWVLPLAIIMSLAIGAVGGIYWTSLPAKNEAMDESQEISKDKEWAKVEQAYGLIVSQYVEQVDGSKLVEGAIQGMLSALKDPYSVYMDKETAKQFNETLDSSFEGIGTEIGMEDGKVIIVSPYKDSPAEKAGLKPKDQILKVNGESVEGLDLYETRLKIRGEKGSPVKMEIKRAGVNNPLEFNMMRAEIPLDTVFSSIKEVTGEQIGYIELTTFSENTATDFKKQLKELEKQGIKGLVIDVRGNPGGLLSSVETILGEFITKDKPYLQIAERTGETQSFFTSLKKAKSYPIAVLTDKGSASASEILAGAMQEAGDYPLVGEKTFGKGTVQQAVPMGDGSKIKLTLYKWLTPSGNWIHKKGIEPTIKVKQPEYFDAHQLAVEKVLQRDMNDEQIQYAQSILKGLGFEPGREDGYYDWSTEIAVKAFQKQFGLDVTGKLDAKTAAHLESAILDKIQDEDNDIQLRTALNYLVK encoded by the coding sequence ATGGTCAAAAAATGGGTACTTCCTCTAGCAATCATCATGTCACTAGCCATTGGAGCAGTGGGGGGCATATATTGGACAAGCCTTCCGGCCAAGAATGAAGCAATGGATGAAAGCCAAGAAATATCAAAGGATAAGGAATGGGCAAAAGTTGAACAAGCCTACGGTTTGATCGTAAGCCAGTATGTGGAACAGGTGGACGGTTCCAAACTGGTCGAGGGTGCCATCCAAGGCATGCTGTCTGCGTTGAAAGATCCTTATTCCGTATATATGGACAAGGAGACCGCTAAGCAATTCAATGAAACCCTGGACTCCTCTTTTGAAGGGATTGGGACTGAAATCGGAATGGAAGATGGCAAGGTCATCATTGTTTCTCCTTACAAAGATTCACCTGCTGAAAAAGCAGGATTAAAGCCGAAAGATCAAATCCTTAAGGTGAATGGCGAGAGTGTGGAAGGTTTGGATCTGTATGAGACACGCTTGAAAATCCGTGGCGAAAAAGGATCACCCGTCAAAATGGAAATAAAGCGGGCCGGGGTGAACAATCCGCTAGAATTCAATATGATGCGTGCCGAAATCCCGTTGGATACCGTATTTTCATCAATTAAGGAAGTCACCGGAGAACAAATCGGTTATATCGAGTTGACCACATTCTCGGAAAATACTGCGACTGATTTCAAAAAGCAGTTGAAGGAGCTGGAAAAGCAGGGAATCAAGGGCTTGGTCATAGATGTACGCGGCAATCCAGGCGGCCTTCTTTCCAGTGTGGAAACGATTCTTGGCGAGTTTATCACGAAAGACAAACCCTATTTGCAAATTGCGGAAAGAACAGGGGAAACACAATCGTTTTTTACAAGCCTTAAGAAAGCGAAAAGTTATCCCATCGCGGTCTTGACGGATAAAGGCAGCGCCTCAGCTTCGGAAATCCTGGCTGGCGCGATGCAAGAGGCGGGTGACTATCCATTGGTCGGTGAGAAGACCTTCGGGAAAGGTACAGTACAGCAAGCTGTACCAATGGGTGATGGCAGTAAGATTAAACTTACGTTATATAAGTGGCTGACGCCTTCAGGGAACTGGATCCATAAAAAAGGGATCGAACCGACAATCAAAGTGAAACAACCGGAGTATTTTGATGCACATCAGCTGGCCGTTGAGAAGGTGTTGCAGCGGGATATGAATGATGAACAAATCCAGTATGCCCAAAGCATTCTGAAAGGACTTGGATTTGAACCGGGTCGTGAGGATGGATATTATGATTGGAGTACAGAAATCGCAGTAAAGGCATTCCAAAAACAATTTGGCCTGGATGTGACTGGTAAACTGGACGCTAAAACCGCAGCACATCTGGAATCCGCCATTCTGGATAAGATCCAGGATGAAGATAATGATATTCAGTTACGCACGGCTTTGAATTATTTAGTGAAATAA